A window from Mycolicibacterium tokaiense encodes these proteins:
- a CDS encoding serine hydrolase, with product MLVAGCAEPSQPAAPSTSAAPPTSTEQLPPPLVPAMPLPDNAVDNAVGQLDRIVDELMTSSGVPGLAVAVVRGGETLYAKGFGVKDNRAGDTPENAVDADTVFQLASLSKPVGATVVAHQVSQKAIGWDSRIVDALPWFSLADPAATGQLTVGDLYSHRSGLPDHAGDKLEDLGFDRRQVLDRLRELPLDPFRISYAYTNFGLTAAAEAVAVSAGKSWEDLSAEVLYEPLGMTSTSSRFADYQARPDKALAHLAIDGGYQPLHERNADAQAPAGGVSSSVNDMTRWLTMVLGNGTVDGTQIATPEALLPALTPQIVSSPPSQPAERTGFYGYGFNLGTTSAARTQLSHSGAFETGAASNVVILPSADVGIVALSNATPTGLVETITAEFADLVQFGEVREDWRSLYGAAFAQMAAPVGELVGQTPPSSPAPAPPLAELAGTYTNPYWGPATVTESGGTLGLALGPKGEVWPLKHWDGNVFTFEFFSENFPPGSVSKATFTGDRLILEYFDDEGMGTFLR from the coding sequence ATGCTGGTCGCCGGCTGCGCCGAGCCATCGCAGCCGGCCGCCCCCAGCACGTCCGCGGCGCCGCCCACCAGCACCGAGCAACTGCCGCCTCCGCTGGTGCCCGCGATGCCACTGCCGGACAACGCCGTCGACAACGCCGTCGGTCAGCTGGACCGCATCGTCGATGAACTGATGACGTCGTCCGGGGTGCCAGGGCTGGCGGTGGCTGTGGTGCGCGGGGGAGAAACGCTGTACGCCAAGGGTTTCGGAGTCAAGGACAACCGGGCCGGTGACACGCCGGAGAACGCCGTGGACGCCGACACCGTGTTCCAGCTGGCGTCGCTGTCCAAACCGGTGGGCGCCACCGTCGTCGCGCACCAGGTCTCGCAGAAAGCCATCGGCTGGGACTCCCGGATCGTGGACGCCCTGCCGTGGTTCTCCCTCGCCGATCCGGCGGCGACGGGCCAACTCACCGTCGGTGACCTGTACTCGCACCGCTCCGGGCTGCCCGACCACGCCGGCGACAAGCTCGAGGATCTGGGCTTCGACCGGCGCCAGGTGCTCGACAGGCTGCGGGAACTGCCACTGGACCCGTTCCGGATCTCCTATGCCTACACCAACTTCGGGCTCACCGCCGCCGCCGAGGCGGTGGCGGTCAGTGCGGGCAAGAGCTGGGAGGACCTCTCCGCCGAGGTGCTCTATGAGCCGCTGGGGATGACGTCGACCAGCTCGCGGTTCGCCGACTACCAGGCCCGGCCGGACAAGGCGCTGGCCCACCTCGCGATCGACGGCGGCTATCAGCCGCTGCACGAGCGCAACGCCGACGCCCAGGCCCCCGCGGGCGGCGTCAGCTCGTCGGTGAACGACATGACCCGCTGGCTGACCATGGTGCTGGGCAACGGCACCGTGGACGGCACGCAGATCGCCACCCCCGAGGCGTTGCTGCCCGCCCTGACCCCGCAGATCGTGTCCAGCCCGCCGTCGCAGCCGGCCGAGCGAACGGGGTTCTACGGGTACGGCTTCAACCTCGGCACCACATCGGCGGCCCGCACCCAGCTCAGCCACTCCGGTGCCTTCGAGACCGGTGCCGCCAGCAACGTCGTGATCCTGCCCTCCGCCGACGTCGGGATCGTCGCGCTGTCCAACGCCACCCCGACCGGACTCGTGGAGACCATCACCGCGGAGTTCGCCGATCTGGTCCAGTTCGGTGAGGTCCGGGAGGACTGGCGAAGCCTCTACGGCGCGGCGTTCGCGCAGATGGCCGCGCCCGTGGGTGAACTGGTGGGACAGACGCCTCCGTCCAGCCCGGCGCCGGCCCCGCCGCTGGCAGAGTTGGCGGGGACCTACACCAACCCCTACTGGGGGCCCGCCACCGTCACCGAATCCGGCGGCACGCTGGGCCTCGCGCTCGGCCCCAAGGGTGAGGTGTGGCCGCTGAAGCACTGGGACGGAAACGTTTTCACGTTCGAGTTCTTCTCGGAGAACTTCCCGCCCGGCAGTGTCTCCAAGGCCACCTTCACCGGTGACCGTCTGATACTCGAATACTTCGACGACGAAGGGATGGGGACGTTCCTGCGATGA
- a CDS encoding carboxyl transferase domain-containing protein produces the protein MSRISAVELRDAVLDEGSFQSWDVAPVDVRPDAAYSADLAAARDATGLDESVLTGEGTVFGRRVAVVACEFDFLAGSIGVAAAERITAAIERATALRLPLLASPSSGGTRMQEGTVAFLQMVKIAAAVTLHKRAQLPYLVYLRHPTTGGVFASWGSLGHITVAEPGALVGFLGPRVYEHLYGEPFPSGVQTAENLQHHGVIDGVVPLTLLRGTLDRALKVVSDIPEPAPVAESGDDLPDVPAWTSIEASRRPDRPGASHLLRHGCTERVLLSGTGQGETASTTLLALARFSGQPAVVLGQQRVTGGLVGPASLREARRGMALAAGLGLPLVLVIDTAGPALSAEAEQGGLAGEIARCLSDLVTLEVPTVSVLLGQGSGGPALAMVPADRVLAALHGWLAPLPPEGASAIVFRDTDHAPELAAAQGVRSADLQRDGIVDVVVGEYPDAADEPVAFSERMARAIAVELAALRKQPASQRLAARLDRYRRLGL, from the coding sequence GTGAGCCGCATCAGTGCCGTCGAACTGCGCGACGCCGTCCTCGACGAGGGGTCCTTCCAGAGCTGGGACGTCGCTCCCGTCGACGTGCGGCCGGATGCGGCGTATTCCGCCGACCTGGCGGCCGCCCGGGACGCGACCGGGCTCGACGAGTCGGTGCTGACCGGCGAGGGCACCGTGTTCGGCCGCCGCGTGGCGGTGGTGGCGTGCGAGTTCGATTTCCTGGCCGGGTCCATCGGGGTGGCCGCCGCCGAGCGGATCACCGCCGCGATCGAGCGCGCGACGGCCCTGCGGCTGCCGCTGCTGGCGTCGCCGAGTTCCGGTGGAACCCGCATGCAGGAGGGCACCGTCGCATTCCTTCAGATGGTGAAGATCGCCGCCGCGGTGACCCTGCACAAACGGGCGCAGCTGCCGTACCTGGTCTACCTGCGCCATCCCACCACCGGTGGGGTGTTCGCGTCCTGGGGGTCGCTGGGCCACATCACGGTGGCCGAACCCGGCGCCCTCGTCGGGTTCCTGGGGCCGCGCGTGTACGAGCACCTCTACGGTGAGCCGTTTCCGTCCGGGGTGCAGACCGCGGAGAACCTGCAGCACCACGGCGTGATCGACGGCGTGGTGCCGTTGACGCTGTTGCGGGGCACGCTGGACCGGGCGTTGAAAGTGGTCAGCGACATTCCCGAGCCGGCCCCCGTAGCCGAATCGGGTGACGACCTGCCCGACGTGCCTGCCTGGACGTCGATCGAGGCGTCGCGCCGGCCCGACCGCCCCGGGGCGTCGCACCTGCTGCGGCACGGCTGCACCGAGCGGGTGCTGCTGTCCGGGACCGGGCAGGGTGAGACGGCGTCGACCACGCTGCTGGCGCTGGCTCGGTTCAGCGGTCAGCCGGCGGTGGTGCTCGGCCAGCAGCGCGTGACCGGTGGCCTGGTGGGTCCGGCATCGCTGCGGGAAGCGCGCCGGGGAATGGCGCTGGCGGCGGGGTTGGGTCTGCCGCTGGTGTTGGTGATCGACACCGCCGGGCCCGCGCTGTCCGCCGAGGCCGAGCAGGGTGGGCTGGCCGGTGAGATCGCCCGGTGCCTGTCTGATCTGGTGACCTTGGAGGTGCCGACGGTCTCGGTGTTGCTGGGCCAGGGCAGCGGCGGCCCGGCCTTGGCGATGGTGCCCGCGGACCGGGTGTTGGCGGCGTTACACGGGTGGCTGGCGCCGCTGCCGCCGGAGGGGGCCAGCGCCATCGTCTTCCGCGATACCGATCATGCACCGGAATTGGCTGCGGCGCAGGGGGTTCGATCGGCTGATCTGCAGCGAGACGGCATCGTCGATGTTGTGGTGGGCGAATACCCGGATGCCGCCGATGAACCGGTGGCCTTCTCCGAGCGGATGGCCCGGGCCATTGCCGTGGAATTAGCCGCGCTGCGGAAGCAGCCCGCGTCGCAGCGGTTGGCCGCGCGGCTGGACCGCTACCGCAGGCTGGGGCTGTAG
- the fgd gene encoding glucose-6-phosphate dehydrogenase (coenzyme-F420): MMALKLGYKASAEQFAPRELVELAVAAEAHGMDSATVSDHFQPWRHDGGHAPFSLAWLVAVGERTERLQLGTSVLTPTFRYNPAVIAQAFATMGCLYPGRIFLGVGTGEALNEIATGFTGDWPEFKERYARLRESVRLMRELWLGDRVDFDGDYYYTKGASIYDVPEGGIPIYIAAGGPQVAKYAGRAGDGFICTSGKGAELYADKLLPAVAEGEAAAGKRAGAVDRMIEIKISYDTDPERALENTRFWAPLSLTAEQKHSIDDPIEMEKAADALPIEQVAKRWIVASDPDEAVAKVKDYVDWGLNHLVFHAPGHDQRRFLELFQRDLEPRLRQLG; this comes from the coding sequence CTGATGGCGCTGAAGCTCGGATACAAGGCGTCGGCGGAGCAGTTCGCGCCGCGTGAGTTGGTGGAGTTGGCGGTGGCCGCCGAGGCGCACGGGATGGACAGTGCCACGGTCAGTGATCACTTCCAGCCGTGGCGCCACGACGGTGGACATGCGCCGTTCTCGCTGGCATGGCTGGTAGCGGTGGGGGAGCGCACCGAGCGGCTCCAGCTGGGCACCTCGGTGCTGACCCCGACCTTCCGCTACAACCCGGCGGTCATTGCGCAGGCGTTCGCCACCATGGGGTGTCTGTATCCGGGCCGGATCTTCCTCGGTGTGGGCACCGGTGAGGCGCTCAACGAGATCGCCACCGGATTCACCGGCGACTGGCCGGAGTTCAAAGAACGCTATGCCCGGCTGCGGGAGTCGGTGCGCCTCATGCGGGAGTTGTGGCTCGGTGACCGCGTCGACTTCGACGGCGACTACTACTACACCAAGGGGGCGTCGATCTACGACGTGCCCGAAGGCGGCATCCCTATCTACATCGCAGCCGGCGGACCTCAGGTCGCCAAGTACGCCGGCCGCGCCGGCGACGGCTTCATCTGCACTTCGGGCAAAGGGGCAGAACTCTATGCCGACAAGCTGCTGCCTGCCGTCGCCGAGGGTGAGGCAGCCGCAGGCAAGCGCGCGGGCGCAGTCGACCGGATGATCGAGATCAAGATTTCCTACGACACCGATCCTGAACGGGCCTTGGAGAACACCCGGTTCTGGGCGCCGCTGTCGCTGACCGCCGAGCAGAAGCACTCGATCGACGATCCGATCGAGATGGAGAAAGCTGCCGACGCGTTGCCCATCGAGCAGGTCGCCAAACGCTGGATCGTGGCCTCCGATCCCGATGAGGCCGTCGCGAAGGTCAAGGACTACGTCGACTGGGGTCTCAACCACCTGGTGTTCCACGCACCGGGTCATGATCAGCGCCGCTTCCTGGAACTGTTCCAACGGGATCTGGAACCCCGCCTGCGACAGTTGGGCTAA
- a CDS encoding MBL fold metallo-hydrolase: MLRQAVRLVGGTATLMTGGWALRALQGTPSALGAGPAAIAAVAQSSPQFRDGVFHNAEPSSTISLSPQEQGALVADLVFGRSEAHPPGDIPVVTPTGGTQAADLAVTWYGHSSAVLEVDGYRVLTDPVWSRRCSPSRSVGPQRLHAVPAPLAALPAIDAVIISHDHYDHLDIDTIKALARTQRSTFFVPLGIGAHLREWHVPSERIVELDWGQSGHLGDLELVCTPARHFSGRFLTRNTTLWSSWAVIGPRHRAFFGGDTGYTTAFTGVGDDHGPFDLTLMPVGAYHPGWPDIHMNPEEAVRAHRDVTDAGKGLLVPIHWATFRLAPHPWSEPIERMLVAARTEHVTAAVPRPGERVGAELSATPDPELDPWWRF; encoded by the coding sequence ATGCTGCGCCAGGCGGTCCGGTTGGTCGGCGGAACCGCCACCTTGATGACGGGCGGCTGGGCACTGCGAGCGCTGCAGGGCACCCCGTCGGCGCTGGGGGCCGGACCTGCCGCCATCGCCGCAGTGGCCCAGTCCTCACCGCAGTTCCGTGACGGCGTCTTCCACAACGCCGAACCCTCGTCCACCATCAGCCTGTCGCCGCAGGAACAGGGTGCGCTGGTCGCCGACCTGGTGTTCGGCCGCTCCGAGGCCCATCCGCCCGGGGACATCCCGGTGGTCACCCCCACCGGCGGCACCCAGGCTGCGGATCTGGCCGTCACCTGGTACGGGCATTCGTCGGCCGTCCTCGAAGTCGACGGCTACCGGGTACTGACCGACCCGGTGTGGAGCCGCCGGTGCTCACCGTCGCGGTCGGTCGGCCCGCAGCGGCTGCACGCGGTGCCCGCACCGCTGGCGGCCCTACCGGCCATCGACGCGGTGATCATCAGCCACGACCACTACGACCATCTGGACATTGACACCATCAAGGCGCTGGCCCGCACCCAGCGGTCGACGTTCTTCGTGCCGCTGGGCATCGGTGCACACCTGCGCGAATGGCACGTGCCGTCCGAGCGGATCGTGGAGCTGGACTGGGGCCAGTCCGGGCACCTCGGCGATCTCGAACTGGTCTGCACCCCGGCGCGGCACTTCTCCGGACGGTTCCTCACCCGCAACACCACCCTCTGGTCGTCCTGGGCGGTCATCGGCCCCCGCCACCGCGCGTTCTTCGGCGGGGACACCGGCTACACGACGGCCTTCACCGGTGTCGGCGACGACCACGGGCCCTTCGACCTGACGCTGATGCCGGTGGGTGCCTACCACCCGGGCTGGCCGGACATCCACATGAACCCGGAGGAGGCCGTGCGGGCGCACCGCGACGTCACCGACGCCGGCAAGGGACTCCTCGTCCCCATCCACTGGGCCACCTTCCGGCTGGCGCCGCACCCGTGGTCCGAACCCATCGAGCGGATGCTGGTGGCAGCGCGCACCGAGCACGTCACCGCAGCGGTGCCGCGCCCGGGTGAGCGGGTGGGCGCGGAACTGTCGGCCACGCCGGACCCCGAGTTGGACCCGTGGTGGCGGTTCTGA
- a CDS encoding DUF222 domain-containing protein: protein MAATVAAHRLLFIAEKTSRTYTDDYDTVEDTEAAWKSAAAEISLASDTSHGRASNDMEIGLALATRLPKVAELLLGGQISEYIARRIVHRTANIIDPDVLATVEAYIAEAATTWGALSVKKLDNAIDVWVNRFDPAAVRRVRVRVRDRGVEILETKDGVTEVLLRLTGADAALYWQRITAMAKGVCTDDPRTLDQRRADAHGALGAGFFHLACQCGNPECPAAADDDGRASQVVVHIYTAAATLDAQPDPLMDGDAPLPPDPGQPRSDITLVYPDGTRVPLDGEPEPAREQESTNDGSPAECRPTADVQQEPESENEAAETPAPCVPNPPPGILVGFGAMPAPLIAALIARGAPVRHLTAPGTDPEQRYRPSTALQEWTTARDLTCRFPNCDRPAQFCEWDHTTPWPAGKTHASGGKMYCKLHHFGKTFWAGWTDSQAPDGTITITTPTGQTYTSKPASRLYFPTINTTSAPITTPPPTPTPPGKINHIPTYRKRNHAKQRAYRINAERKLNDTHVAEWNRPPPF, encoded by the coding sequence CTGGCCGCCACCGTCGCCGCCCACCGGTTGTTGTTCATCGCCGAGAAGACCAGCCGCACCTACACCGATGACTACGACACCGTCGAGGACACCGAAGCCGCGTGGAAGTCCGCCGCCGCGGAGATCTCGTTGGCCAGCGACACCAGCCACGGCCGGGCGTCCAACGACATGGAAATCGGGTTGGCGTTGGCGACTCGGTTGCCGAAGGTCGCTGAGTTGTTGTTGGGCGGGCAGATCTCGGAATACATCGCCCGGCGCATCGTGCACCGCACCGCCAACATCATCGACCCCGACGTACTGGCCACCGTGGAGGCTTACATCGCTGAGGCGGCCACCACCTGGGGTGCCCTGTCGGTCAAGAAACTCGATAACGCCATCGACGTCTGGGTGAATCGTTTCGATCCGGCGGCGGTGCGGCGGGTGCGGGTGCGGGTCCGTGACCGGGGTGTGGAGATCCTGGAAACCAAAGACGGGGTCACTGAGGTCCTGCTGCGGTTGACCGGTGCCGATGCCGCTCTGTATTGGCAGCGGATCACCGCGATGGCCAAAGGGGTCTGCACAGACGATCCGCGGACGTTGGATCAGCGTCGCGCTGATGCCCACGGGGCGCTGGGAGCCGGGTTCTTCCACCTGGCGTGCCAGTGCGGGAACCCGGAGTGCCCCGCCGCTGCCGACGATGATGGACGGGCCTCGCAGGTGGTGGTGCACATCTACACCGCAGCGGCCACCCTCGACGCACAGCCCGATCCGTTGATGGACGGCGATGCCCCGCTGCCGCCGGACCCTGGCCAGCCGCGCAGTGACATCACCCTGGTCTACCCCGACGGCACCCGCGTCCCCCTCGACGGGGAGCCAGAGCCCGCCCGCGAGCAGGAGAGCACCAACGATGGCTCACCTGCCGAATGCCGGCCCACAGCAGACGTTCAGCAGGAGCCCGAGAGCGAAAACGAAGCAGCGGAGACACCAGCACCCTGCGTGCCCAATCCGCCGCCGGGCATCCTGGTGGGCTTCGGCGCGATGCCGGCGCCGCTGATCGCCGCGCTCATCGCCCGCGGCGCACCAGTCCGCCACCTCACCGCACCGGGAACGGACCCCGAACAGCGGTACCGCCCGTCAACAGCCCTGCAGGAGTGGACCACCGCCCGCGATCTGACGTGTCGGTTCCCGAATTGCGACCGCCCGGCCCAGTTCTGCGAATGGGATCACACCACCCCCTGGCCGGCCGGCAAAACCCATGCCTCCGGCGGCAAGATGTACTGCAAACTGCACCATTTCGGCAAAACCTTCTGGGCCGGGTGGACCGACAGCCAAGCCCCTGACGGCACCATCACCATCACCACCCCCACCGGGCAGACCTACACCAGCAAACCCGCCAGCCGCCTCTACTTCCCCACCATCAACACCACCTCAGCCCCGATCACCACCCCGCCGCCGACACCCACCCCGCCCGGCAAGATCAACCACATCCCCACATACCGAAAACGCAACCACGCCAAGCAACGCGCCTACCGCATCAACGCCGAGCGCAAACTCAACGACACCCACGTCGCCGAATGGAACAGGCCACCACCGTTCTGA
- a CDS encoding enoyl-CoA hydratase, with translation MIGVTRVGNVTTIELQRPERRNALNSELVDGLRETIQREAAEDVRAIVLTGAGTVFCAGADLSGDVFAADFPDKAVALNKAIDQVPVPVIAAINGPAIGAGLQLAMICDLRVVVPDAYFWFPIAKYGLALDNWSVHRLVSLVGYGRARAMLLGAERLSADTALETGMANRIGTLADAQEWAAEIAGLAPLSIRSSKRILNDDGAYLADMPPHHKELFDAAWGSKDVIEAQVARMEKRPPNFQGA, from the coding sequence ATGATCGGTGTCACCCGCGTCGGCAACGTCACGACCATCGAACTCCAGCGCCCGGAGCGGCGCAACGCGCTGAACAGCGAACTCGTCGACGGGCTGCGGGAAACCATCCAGCGCGAGGCTGCCGAGGATGTCCGCGCCATCGTGCTCACGGGCGCGGGCACGGTGTTCTGCGCCGGCGCCGACCTGTCGGGCGACGTCTTCGCCGCCGACTTCCCCGACAAGGCGGTGGCGCTGAACAAGGCCATCGACCAGGTGCCGGTCCCGGTGATCGCCGCCATCAACGGCCCCGCGATCGGTGCGGGCCTGCAACTGGCCATGATCTGCGATCTGCGGGTGGTGGTGCCGGATGCGTACTTCTGGTTCCCCATCGCCAAATACGGCCTGGCGCTGGACAACTGGAGTGTGCACCGGCTGGTGAGCCTGGTCGGTTACGGCCGCGCCCGCGCGATGCTGCTGGGAGCCGAGCGCCTCAGCGCCGACACGGCGCTGGAAACCGGAATGGCCAACCGGATCGGGACACTGGCCGATGCGCAGGAATGGGCCGCCGAGATCGCCGGGCTTGCTCCGCTGTCGATCCGCAGCTCCAAACGCATCCTCAACGACGACGGCGCCTACCTTGCCGACATGCCCCCGCACCACAAGGAGCTGTTCGACGCCGCCTGGGGCAGCAAGGACGTCATCGAAGCCCAGGTCGCCCGCATGGAGAAGCGGCCACCGAACTTCCAGGGCGCCTGA
- a CDS encoding VOC family protein, which yields MTDTRTYPHGVPCWVDVVATDLDEAKHFYGSLFDWTFQDAIPAEAPGSYLIATLGGEDVAAIAPAEPGDEIAWRTYIAVDDADATAAAVTEAGGTVILAPVDAGPGGRQAGCRDPLGALFHVWQPRNRPGAQAVNIAGTWNFSDLSTTDAATSRAFYAALFGWEFDDTLVRRPGYGAHLQATVYPDIVTVQSEINAPPGFEDAVAWLVNGDTNSWQVSFAVEDRDSSAEKAESLGASVISHEDTEWTRTVTIRDPQGALLTLSQFTPPN from the coding sequence ATGACCGACACACGTACTTATCCGCACGGCGTGCCCTGCTGGGTCGACGTCGTGGCCACCGACCTCGACGAGGCCAAACATTTCTACGGCAGCCTGTTCGACTGGACGTTCCAAGACGCCATCCCGGCGGAGGCTCCCGGCAGTTACCTCATCGCCACACTCGGCGGCGAGGACGTCGCCGCGATAGCACCTGCCGAACCCGGCGACGAGATCGCGTGGCGCACCTACATTGCCGTCGATGATGCGGACGCCACCGCAGCAGCCGTCACCGAAGCAGGCGGCACGGTCATCCTGGCACCGGTCGATGCGGGACCCGGGGGCCGGCAAGCCGGGTGCCGTGACCCGCTGGGGGCGCTGTTTCACGTGTGGCAGCCGCGCAACCGGCCCGGCGCGCAGGCGGTGAACATAGCGGGCACATGGAACTTCAGCGATCTGAGCACCACCGACGCCGCGACCTCCCGCGCCTTCTACGCCGCCCTCTTCGGATGGGAGTTCGACGACACCCTGGTGCGACGGCCCGGGTACGGCGCCCACCTGCAGGCCACCGTCTACCCCGACATCGTGACCGTGCAGTCGGAGATCAACGCTCCACCCGGGTTCGAGGATGCGGTGGCTTGGCTGGTCAACGGAGACACCAACTCCTGGCAGGTTTCCTTCGCCGTCGAGGACCGGGACTCATCGGCCGAGAAAGCCGAGAGTCTCGGGGCGTCGGTGATCTCCCATGAGGACACCGAATGGACCAGGACGGTGACCATCCGTGACCCGCAGGGGGCGCTACTGACACTGAGTCAGTTCACTCCGCCGAATTAG